The sequence GCATCGACCATCGCCTTGGCGGCTTCCTCGGGAGTGCCGAACGTCTTCGGCTCTGCTGCAAGTGCGATCCCGCCAAGTAGTTGCGTCGCGATAGCTGCCGCCAACAATCTGACGCCCCAATCCTTTGCCAGCTTTGATAGCCACTGCCCGATAGTTCGGCTTCGATGGTAATTCATGCTAGTCCCTTTCATCGCCGTCGACCTCCACCACCGCCGAAACTACGTCCTCCGCCGCCGCCAAAACCGCGACCGCCGCCTCCGCCGCCGCCGCCCCAACTCGACTTACCGCGATCGCTGCTGGCCCATGCGTCGCCACCGGATTTATACCCGCCGAACGCATTCGATTGCCCTCCGCCTTTGTTGCCGCCGTAGCCGCGATCGCTCCGATTGACGTTGCCGCCGTTCTTATTGTAATTGCTCTTTGCCTGGCTATTGTTCCAGTTGTTCTGCGCTTGATTCTTGTTGTAGTCGTTCTTCGCCTGATTCTTGTTCCAATTGTTGTTGTTCCAGTTATTGTTCTTATTCCAGCTGTTCCAATTGTTGTTGTGATAGATATTGTTGTTGGAGACGTACACGTTCTTGTTGTAACTTACGTTGCCGCCATGCCAGTTACTGTTCCAGTTGTTGTATCCCCACCCATCGCTGGAAGATACCAACGCCCCCACCGCAACGCCGGCCCCGAATGCGAGCACTCCGGTGAGCGCCAGGTCAGCGCCCGAATAGCCCGGATAAGTAGCTACTGGCGCCCCATATACTACGGTCGGATTGTATGCTGGTACGTACACGACCTCCGGGCTCGCAGGCTGGATGATGATAGTCGATCCCTCCTGCACTACCGTTTGCTGCGCGTTCGATTGCAGCGTACCAGCCGCTTTCGCCTGCGCCCGCATTGTCTGGATCGTCTTCATGACGTCCTGCGGGTAGGTGTAGTAGGCCTCTCCCAGCGCCGAGGTCCACGACAGGTTGCTATTCATGTTGTTAAGGACCGATGGAAATGCGGTCAGCGACTTGACGCTCGGGTCCCACGGTTGATTGTTAGCTGCTTGTGCGAGCGCCGCCCCTGTCAGGCTTGAGTTCTGTTGAAGCCACCTTGCCGCCTCAACTATGTCCGTCGGATGAGTCGAAGCTGCGACAATCTGCGCGACCAGCGCGTCGGGGTACAGCGCGATCGGCGCGACTAGCTGCTCCATCTCCTGCCTGGTCGGCTTCGGCAGAGCCGCCGCTTGTTGCGCTTCGAGTTGTGCGAATGCCGGCATAGCGAACCACGGCGCCGACGCGACGATCTGGGCGCAGGTCAGCGCTAATGC comes from Candidatus Binatus sp. and encodes:
- a CDS encoding DUF3300 domain-containing protein, encoding MRGLKRAIALALTCAQIVASAPWFAMPAFAQLEAQQAAALPKPTRQEMEQLVAPIALYPDALVAQIVAASTHPTDIVEAARWLQQNSSLTGAALAQAANNQPWDPSVKSLTAFPSVLNNMNSNLSWTSALGEAYYTYPQDVMKTIQTMRAQAKAAGTLQSNAQQTVVQEGSTIIIQPASPEVVYVPAYNPTVVYGAPVATYPGYSGADLALTGVLAFGAGVAVGALVSSSDGWGYNNWNSNWHGGNVSYNKNVYVSNNNIYHNNNWNSWNKNNNWNNNNWNKNQAKNDYNKNQAQNNWNNSQAKSNYNKNGGNVNRSDRGYGGNKGGGQSNAFGGYKSGGDAWASSDRGKSSWGGGGGGGGRGFGGGGGRSFGGGGGRRR